GTTAAATCCTCTACTTTTATCAACATAGAAATCACCTTTTGTTAAAGTATTTTTGAATAATTTCGACTTTAACAGAGAAATTTCCTTCTTTTGGAATAAATTTTTATAAGTTTTAGTTATATTTGGTATTAAAAAATGGGAAAATTAGATACAGTAAGGAGGTGAAAATGTGGAAGAGAAAAAAACTTTTGAGGTTGGTGGGATGAAAATAACTAAATTAGTTAATCAACGGGAAATAGATCAGTTTGTACAAAACCTACCAGAAGAAAGCAAGCAAGATGTTAAAGATGTCATAATTGCTCTCCATCAACAAGGATTAATAAAAATAGAAGAAGTATAAATGCAGAATACTCGACATTATTTTCCAGGAAATATGTCGAGTATTTTTTTGATATGGTATAATTACACAATGGATCAATATATCAGAAAAAATTGAAGGGGGAAAAGAAATGGCAAGTTATGAAATGAAGGAATACCTCGATAAAGTGGTGATAGTAACTGGTGGGGGAAGTGGAATAGGAAGGGGCTTATGCCAAGCCTTTGCTGCTCAAGGGGCAAAAGTCATTATAGCTGAAATCGATGAAAAAAAGGGAAAAGAACTAGAAGAAATTTTAAATTCTAGCGGTTATATAGCACATTTTATTCATACAGACATGGGCAATCTTTATTCCATAAAAGCTATGGTAGAAAAGGTAGAAAAGATGTGGGGTAAAATTGATGTTTTAATCAATAATGCTGCTATAGCTCATAACGCCCCACTGTGGGAGAGGGATGATAGAGATTGGGAAAGGGTAATAGCAGTAAATTTAAGTGGACCATATTATGCTGCAAAATACAGTTCAAAATTAATGGCAAAGGGAAATGGTGGAGTAATTATCAATATTGCTTCTACTAGGGCTTTTATGTCAGAGAAGGATACCGAACCATACTCTGCATCTAAAGGTGGAATAATTGCTTTAACCCATAGCCTAGCTATTAGTTTAGGGGAGTATAACATTAGGGTGAATTCTATCAGTCCTGGGTGGATTCACACAGGAGAGGAAACTGAACTTACTGAAGGGGATCATCGACAACATCCTATAGGACGGGTAGGAAAAATTGAAGATGTAGTTGCCCCTTGTCTCTATTTAGCTTCGGGAAAGGCAGGATTCATCACAGGAGAAAATATAGTTATCGATGGAGGAATGACCAAAAAGATGATTTATATCTAAAAGTAAATAAATATTAAAAAAATGTTTATAATAAATTTATAATTCCATAATTGACTAGGGATTTGGAATAATATACAATAAATATTACCGACCGACCGTTCGGTCGGTAATATTTATCCAAAGGGAGTGAAAAAATGTTATCTAATTTTAGTGTTAAAAAACCATATACAGTAGTTGTAGGAGTAGTTATAGTTATTCTCTTAGGAGTTGTTTCTTTAATGAACATGACTACCGATTTATTGCCTAGCTTGAACTTGCCCTATGCTGTAATTTCCACCACCTATATAGGAGCAAGTCCTGAGGAAGTGGAAACAGTAGTCACAAGGCCTATAGAACAAGCTATGGCTTCATTAAATAATCTAAAAAATATTTCATCGATCTCCCGGGAAAATATGTCCTTAGTCATACTAGAGTTTACCGCAAATGCCAATATGGATGGGGCTTTCGTGGAAATGCGGGAAAACTTAGATATGATCATGGCTTATATGCCCGATGATGTAGGGAGACCTATTATGCTTAAGTTAAATCCAGATATGATGCCTATTATGGTGCTATCTGTGGCAATGGAAGGGATGGATATAGGGGAATCTTCCCAATTTATTTCTGAGAATATTATCCATGAATTTGAAAGTATCGAAGGTGTAGCCTCTGTTTCAGCTTCAGGTTTAGTAGAAAGTGGTATTCACATTATTTTAAGGGATAAAAAAATAGAAAAAGTTAATGAGAACTTAGCCAATCTATTTAGAATGACGGCTCCTAATATTTCAGCACCTAATATTTCCATCACTAGAGAAATGGTTTCTGAAATATTAAAAGGACAAAATTTTTCGATGCCAGCAGGGTATATAACTGAAGATGGCGTTAGTTATTTAGTAAGAACAGGAGATACCATTAAAGATATAGATGAACTAAAAAATTTACCAATTATAATTTTGCCTTTCCCTAATTTAGAACCAATAACTTTACAAGATGTTGCAGAGATTGTAGTAACAGATAATTCCAATACCATGTATACTAAACTCAATGGTAATAATGCCGTTATTTTAAATATCCAGAAACAATCGGAATATTCAACGGCAGATGTGGCCAATAGGGTGAGGGAAAGAATAAAAACCTTAGAAAATAGGCATCAGGGATTAGATATAGTGCCATTAATGGATCAAGGGATCTATGTAGATATGGTGGTTAATTCAATATCTAATAACTTGGTTTTTGGTGGTATTTTAGCTATCTTAATTTTACTGCTATTCCTACGGGATATTAGACCGACTATTGTAGTGGGTTTTGCTATTCCAGTAAGTTTAGTAACAGCTTTAGTTATGATGTATTTTAGTAATGTAACATTAAACATTATTTCAATGGGTGGTTTGGCTTTAGGGGTAGGAATGTTGGTAGATAACTCTATAGTGGTAATTGAAAACATTTATAGGATGAGAAGTGAAGGAAGGGGTGCCAAAGAAGCAGCAGTAGAAGGAGCTGTGGAAGTTTCAGGTGCTATAATAGCTTCTACTTTGACGACAATATCAGTTTTTGCACCTATTCTCTTTACTCAAGGAATTACAAGGCAGCTCTTTACAGATATGGGCTTAACAATTGCTTATTCACTCCTTGCCAGTTTAATTATTGCCTTAACTTTAGTTCCGATGATGGCAGCTAATGTAATAGTAAAAGAAGTAAAGAGGGAAGAAAAAATTTTAAATAAGGTTAAGGGTTTATATACTAAGGTTTTAGAGTTTTCTTTAAAAAGAAAATGGTTAGTAATAGTTTTAGTTGTTACCTTATTTATTACCAGTATAGTAAGTGCCTTTAGTTTAGGAACAGAATTTTTCCCAGCAACTGATACTGGACAGATAATTGTTGATATAACAATGCCGGAAGGGAGTTCCTTTGAAGATACTGTACTTGTTGCCGATGAAGTTATGGAAATAATAAAAGATATCCCTTATATTGCTAATGTGGGAGGTACCATTGGCGGTGGTATGGGCTTTGGATTTATGGGTAGAGGTAGAAGATCTAGCGATAATGCTACTATTTATGTGTTGGTAGATGAGGAAAATATCAGTAAAACTCCGGAAATTCTTAGAAGTATAAGGGAAAAAGTTAAAGATATTCAGGCTGAAATTAATGTCAGAGATAGTGGTTCAGACATGAGTGCTATGACTGGTGGAAGGGGAATTGCTATTTCTGTTATGGGTAGAGATTTTGAAACCCTTGAAAGGATTGCTCAAGATATAGCTAAAATCGTAGAAAATGTAGAAGGAACAATAGAGGTATTTGATGGTATTGATAGGACGGAACCAGAAATAAGGGTAGTTGTAGATAAAGAAAAAAGTATTGCCTATGGTTTAACTGTTGCCCAAGTCTTTATGGAGATAAATAACTTACTTCGCAGCCCCGGTGTAGATACGACAATTACGGTGGGGAATATTGACTATGGCATAAAAGTAAAAGATGAAAAAGCTTTAGTAGAGGTTACAAGGAAAGACATAGAGAATTTAGTGATAAAAGGGCCTCAAGGAGAAGTTTTACTAAAAGAAATTGCTAGTATTGAAGATGGCTGGGGATATGGCTCCATCAGAAGGGAAAACAACCAACGGTTATTGACAGTTACTGCCCAACTTGAAGAGGGATATAATATTGGCCTTGTTAACAGAGAAATCTCTAGAAAGTTAGCAGATTATCAATTGCCAGAAGGTTATCGCCTAAAAGTAGGGGGAGAACAAGAAGCAATCGATAATGCTTTTGCAGATCTTTATCTAATGCTAGCACTGGCTATAGCCCTGATTTATCTAATTATGGTTGCCCAGTTCCAGTCGCTACTATCTCCTTTTATTGTAATGTTTACTATCCCCTTAGCATTTACAGGAGGGTTCTTTGCATTAAGGTTTACAGGAAATCCTGTGAGTATAGTGGCCTTTATAGGACTAATTATTTTATCGGGGGTAGTTGTGAATAATGGTATAGTATTTGTAGACTATATCAATATTTTAAGGAGTAGGGGTTTGTCAAAAAGGGAAGCTATTATTACTGCTGGCAATGTCCGCTTAAGACCAATAGTTATGACTGCATTAACTACAATAATAGCTTTATCTACTATGTCTGTTGGCATGGGTACAGGAACAGAAATGATTCAACCTATGGCTATAACGGCAATAGGAGGTTTAATTTATGCAACATTGTTGACCTTGATATTTATTCCAGTCCTTTACGATACTTTTAACAGAAAAGAAAGTAATAAGGAAGTGGCTTAAATTGTCCCGAGAGAAAAAAGAGATTCTATATAATGCTACATTGAGTTTAATTGCAGAAAATCACCAAATAGGGAGTATTAAAGTAGCGGATATTGCTTTAAAGGCAAATATGGGAAAAAGCACTGTGTATGAATACTTTGATAGTAAAGAACAATTGATCGCTGAATCTTTAATTTATATGTTTAAAAAGGGAATTGAAGCCTTTGAACAGATAGTAGCTGAAAGTAAGGATTTTAAGGAGACTTTCTTTATCCTCTTAGACAATTTAGCCCATTGTCTAGATAAAAATAGGAGGATGTTAGATTATATGACTATGAATGAGTGTAACATTGCTATACATCAAACAGTTAAAAGTATTATGTCAGAAAAATTTGAAGAACTCCGCACCGCCTATTTCCAAGCTGTGGAAAAATTAGTGGATAAAAGTATAGCAGAAGGGCTGATAAAAGAAAAGCCGGCAAAATTTGACTGGTATATGGCTGTGGTAAACTCTATGACCTACATGTTTATTCATAAACAAAATTTTCCTGAGTTTAACCACTTAACCGATGATGAGGTCAAAGAAAAGGCTTATTTAGCTTTTTTAAAAATCCTTAACAATAGTGATAAGATATAGAGAAAGGGGAGGGACCCTCTTCTCTTTATTGCTTTAATATAAAGAATTGATACAGATAAAAGCAAATTCATAAAACAGTAAACAGTTATGGTTATTATTTTTAACAATAAGACAAATATAAAGGAAATTTCCTAGAAAATTATTTTTTTTGATACAAAGTGTTGACAAATAAAGAGAAGGGAGTTATAATGAATAACATCAACCACATAGTGAGTAATGTTTGAAGTATAACAGTAAATCGGAAAACATTACTACAGTAAAACTCCCTTTTCTCACCTACTAGGCAACTCTCCACTTGCTTAGTAGGTGAGTTTTTCTTTATTGACTTTTTTTCTCCTTTTAGATAGCATATCAATAAGTAGACATAGACATATAAAAAGGAGGAGTGAAAATGGTTGAAATTTTCAAAGGATTAAGTGATGAAAATAGGTTGAGGATAATCAATCTCTTATTACAAAGGTCATTATGTGTCTGTGATATAGAAAAAATATTGGAAATCAGTCAATCTAATGCATCAAGGCATTTAAATAAATTAAAAAATTGTGGAATAATAGCCCAAGAAAAAAAGGCTCAATGGGTTTTTCATAGAATAGATGAAAACTTTTTGAAGGAAAACCCATTACTTGTTCAGTATTTAAAAGAAGAATTAAAGAAAAGTGAAAAAATGCAAAGGGACTTAGAAAAATTAAAAGGACATACAGTGACCTGTATATCCTAAAATTTTTATATAAATTTTTTCCCTTTAATGTAAACACCTTTAACATTTAAATTTTTATCCAATAATACTAAGTCCCCATACTTTCCAATACTGATACTTCCCGTCATATCAGCTGCTCCCAATAATTTTGCCGGGTTAATTGAAGCAGACTTTATAGCATGTTCAAGGGGGATTCCAAATTGATGGCATTTTTTTACACAATCCATTAAATTGGTGGTTGATCCTGCTATGGTACCATCTTCTAGAGTTGCTTTACCTTTTTTAACAATGACATTCTGTCCTCCCAATGTATATTGACCATCGGCCATTCCGCAAGCTGCCATGCTATCACTAACTAAAATGACCCTATCACTACCTACAATTTTATAAGTACTTCTAATTACACTGGGGTGAACATGAATGCCATCACAAATTAATTCTACAAAAACATTACTATCAAAGGCAGCTCCTATAATTCCAGGGGAACGATGGTTAAAAGGAGTCATGGCGTTGTAAAGATGGGTGATGCTACTTATCCCTAAATTGATCCCCTTTAAAGCTGTATCATAATCAGCTTCACTGTGGGCAATAGAAAGGACCCCTTTGTTTTTAATTTCTTTAATAAACTCTTCACTATTATTAAGTTCTGGAGCGAAGGCACAAACTTTGATATTACCTCCACTGATATCATATAATCTATTGAATAACTGAATATCTGGATCTCTTAGGTGCTCTTCCCCTTGGGCACCTTTTTTATTTTTTGAGAAAAAAGGTCCTTCCATGTAGATGCCCTGCATATATGCTCCTTGGGTATTTTCTTTAATAAAGGAATGGGCTACTTTAAAGATTTTTTCTAATTCTTCTTCTGGTAATGACATTGATGTACCAAGGAAAGAAGTAATACCATTACTGGCAAGGTAATGGGAGATTGTTTGAAGGGAAGAAATTTCTCCGTCACAGAAATCACAACCAGAACATCCATGGATATGGATATCAATAAGACCAGGTATTAAGTAATAACCTTGGGCATCTACAAAGGTTTGGGAATTTATATTAGCTTTTATATTGCTAATGAATTGACCTTCAATTTCTACATCTACTTTCTGGAAGTTAAAATTTTCATTTAGAACTTGGGCATTTTTAATTACAAAACCCATTTTTTCACCACCTTATTTTATTGGATGTTGTTCTATACAGTGTGGATACCTTTGGGCTATAACAGATAAAGCACCTTCATCGGCTACAACTATTAAGTCATTATGGAGTTGTAAAATAGAAGCTGGGACTTGGGGAGATATAGGGCCAAATAATGCTTGGTAGAGAATCTCTGCTTTACTTTCTCCGCTGGCAATAAGTAGGATTTTTTTAGCCTGCATTATACTTTTAATTCCCATGGTATAAGCGTGGGTAGGCACTTCATCTAATGAAGAGAAAAAGCGGGAATTGGCGGCTATAGTCTCTTCCGCTAATTTAACACAATGGGTTTCTTTTTCAAAGGCTTCATTAGGTTCATTAAAACCAATATGGCCGTTATGTCCCAATCCTAATAGTTGGAGATCAATTCCTCCTAAACTTTTAATAATGTAATTATACCTTCTGCACTCTTTTTCCTTATCTGTTTCTAAGCCGTTGGGAATATGGACATTTTTTAACTGGATATTTATGTGTTTGAAAAAATTATGGTACATGTAATAAAAATAACTTTGCTCATTTTCTGGGGAAAGACCACAATATTCATCTAAGTTGACAGTTTTAACTTGAGAAAAATCAATATCTCCTTTTCTATACCATTCTATTAGTTGTTGATAAATTCCTAAGGGGGTAGAACCGGTAGCTAAACCTAAAACACTTTTGGGATTTAGAATGACCTGAGCAGACAAAATATTAGCAGCTTTTCTACTCATTGTTTGATAATCATTGGCATAAATGATTTTCATAGGCAACACCTCAATAATTTCTTTATTTTAACTGGATAGTAACATAAGGAGATTAATTAGTCAATTAATTAAATGTTATAAAAAATGCTAGTTATATTATTTGGAACGGTCTTAATTGACATAAAACATTATAATGATAAAATGGGAATAAATATACTAAAAAGGACTTATAAGGAGTGCTAAAGATGTATAGGGAAAAATTCTGGGTATCCATGGAAAAGTTAATTAAAGAGAGTGAAATTGTTATAGACAGGCCTAAAGGGAGTAGACATCCAAGGTTAAAAGATATAATTTATGAAGTGGATTACGGTTATTTAAAAGGAACTTCTTCGGGGGATGGAGAAGGGATAGATCTTTGGTTAGGTTCCCATCCCGAAAAAAAGTTAGATGCAATAATGTGTACAGTAGACTTAGATAAAAGAGATACGGAAATAAAGCTTTTAATTGGCTGTACTGAAATAGAAAAAGAAAAGATTTACTTCTTCCATAATCAATTAGAATTTATTGGGGGAATATTAGTTAGACGTAGTTAGATACTTATATTTTTAGGTTCCAATTTATTTGGAGATTATAAATTAATCGAGAATAATTATAGGTTTTATAGCAACCAGGTTAAACTTGGTTGTTATTTTTTTGGACCAATTTTTTTAAAAAGATTGACATAAAGAACAAGTTTTAGTACAATAAAACGCAAAAGCAAATAACGGCAAATTTAGCTAGTACATTCAATTATGAATAAAGATAAGATTATAAAAATTCAACAAAAAATACAACGATGGGAGGAATGGTGATGACAAAACTTACATCAAAAATTTTAAAGGGATTATTACTTGGAATGGTAGTAGGATTGATCCTTAATTTACTACCAGAAAGTTATGTCAAAGATGTAGTAATAGTCGATGGAATTTTGTATCTTGTAGGTCAAATTTTTTTGAGAGCTATTATGATGATGGTTGTACCCCTTGTTTTTATTTCACTAGTTAACGGATCAGCTGGTGTTGGTGATATTAAAAAATTAGGGAGAATAGGGGGAAAAACCCTTTTGTTCTACATCCTATCAACTACTGTAGCTATTTCAGTAGGTATCTCTTTAGGATTATTGATAAAACCTGGATTAGGAGTCGATTTATCAAATAACATTTCAATCCAGCCCAATATTAACGAAAAACTACCTTTTGTAGATGTTCTTATAAACATGGTTCCTAGAAATCCATTAGAAGCCTTAGCAAATGGTAATATGTTGCAGGTTATAGTTTTTGCTATATTTACCGGCTTAGCTTTAGCTAGTATTAGAGATAAAGTAGCTAATATTATCAATATTTTCGAATCGTTAAATGAGCTGATTTTAAAAATGGTCGAATATATTATGTATTTAGCTCCTATAGGAGTTTTTGGTTTAATGGCTAGAACTTTTGCCACAGAAGGGTACCAGTTAATGTTGCCACTATTAAAATACATGTTTGCAGTAATTTTAGCCTTAGTTATTCATGGGCTCTTGGTTTACGGGGGAGTTCTAAAAGTCTTTACCAATTTAAGTATAGTGAAATTTATTAAAAACTTTTCCCCAGCATTATCTGTAGCTTTCTCAACTGCTAGCAGTGGAGCAACACTGCCGGTAACATTAGATACTGCTATAAAAAGGTTAGGAGTATCACCTAAAATTGCTTCCTTTACTATACCATTAGGAGCCACTATTAACATGGATGGAACAGCTTTAAAACAAGGGATTGCTACTGTTTTTATCGCCCAGGTTTTTGGTATAGAGCTAACATTTTCTGCTATTTTAACAGTTATTTTAACTGCAACTTTAGCCTCAATTGGAACTGCAGGGGTCCCCGGTGTAGGGCTGATAATACTGTCTATGGTTCTTAAGTCAGTAGGTTTACCAGTAGAAGGAATAGCGTTAATTATGGGTATAGACAGACTGCTAGATATGTCGAGAACGGCAATTAACATCATGGGGGATGCTGTATGTACATTAATTATTTCTAAAACAGAAGGTGAATTTAATCAAGAAGTTTTTGATGCAGACAATGTAGAAGAAGATAAAGTTGAAAATTGAGTAACACAACTAGCTTAAAAATTGATAGCCATCCTTTAAATTACCCCTTTTAATAGGGGTTTCTTTTTTTGCAAAAAGTTTATAAATTGTTTATTGTTAATTATTAAAAATAAATGTACTATAATATTAAGAAAAATTATTGCGTAGGGGGATTCATTTATGAAGTATAAAATAACAAAGGAAGGGCTTGTCAGTTTATCCTATTTACTAGCTATTCCAGGTTTGAAATTAATTTATTTTTTTCTTAATCGGATACCTAGACCTGCCACTAGTGTGTTAACATGGGTTGATAATTATATACCCTTTATTCCGGTATTTGTAATTCCTTATATAATATTTTATCCCTTTGTCTTATTAGGTTTAATATATTTATTTAAGAATAATAGGAAAGTCTATATCCATACTGTTAAAGCTTATTCCCTTGGTTTAGTTGTTTGTTATTTAACCTATTTATTTTTTCAGACTACTATGCCTAGGCCAGAAGTTACTGGAAATGATCTATTTTCAAAAATAGTAGCATGGATATATTATATAGATGAACCTTATAATGCCTTACCAAGTATCCATGTTTTAGGAACAATGATCACTATGTTAGGTTTAAAAGAGGGAAAATATAATAATTTATTAGTTAACTTTTTAGGTTGGTCTATCATATTTTCAACTGTTTTTGTAAAACAACATGGCATACTAGATGTAATAGCTGCATTGGTTTTAAGCCACTTTGTATTTAATACATTTACAAGTGCTGAAACAGTTGGGGAAGATGTCCCAGTTAGAATTGGAAATAAAGAAAGAATTGGATCATAAAAAATATCCTCCTTAATTTAAAGGAGGTTATTTTTTTAATTTTGCAGGAATTTTTAAATATATATAGAAACTGATAAAACAGTAATAATTATTATTAGGTGGTGAATTTAATGTTAAGTGAAACTTTAGTACAAAAGGTTATCGATAACTTATATTTGGCTTTATCCAATCACAGCCACCAAGTTATGCTATAAGAGAAATTAGCAACCATATAATTATCGAAGGGCCGATGGCTTTTGTGAGGAGTATTTATGAAAAAACCTACTTTAATAATAGTAAAAAAGGAAATAGGGATAAACTTTATTCATCTAGTTAAAGTGGAAAGAGAATTTAAAATAATAAGTTTAACAACTTTAAAGAAATAAGTTCAGTACTTAAAAGGAGGGGGAAAATGTTTATTTTTAGGCTTTTTATGTGGCTTTGTGGTTTGTGGTTATTGTTTAAAATTCCTGATTTTACCTTTAAAAATGAAGGTTTAAGTAAAGAATTTCAAGATGTATCGATAATAATTCCAGCAAGGAATGAAGAAAAAAATTTGCCGAAACTTTTAGGTTCTATTAGAGAACAAAAAATTAATGTAAAGGAAATAATTGTAGTAGATGATCAGTCAATAGATAAAACAACAGAGAACGCTAAAAATTATGGAGCAAAAATAGTAAAAGGAAAACCACTTCCTTCCGGGTGGCAAGGGAAATCGTGGGCTTTATGGCAAGGGGTAGAAAATTCTTCTGGAGATATATTAATATTTTTAGATGCCGATACCAGTATTGAACAGGATGGTCTTGTAAGGATATATACTGAATTTCTAAAAGAAAAAACTCCCCTATCCATTCAACCTTATCATAAAATGGAGAAACTTTATGAAAACCTTTCTGCTATTTTTAACTTAATTTTAATGATGGGTACAAATGTCTTTACACCATTAGGTAAAAGACTAAAACCTTTAGCTTTTTTTGGGCCTTGTCAAATTATGACTAAGGAAGATTACTTTAAAGTAGGGGGGCATACTTCTGCAAAGGGAAGTATTTTGGAAGATATAAGTTTAGGGAAAAATTTTTTAAATGCAGGAATACCTATAAGGTGTTTCGGAGGCAGGGGAGCTATTTCTTTCAGGATGTACCCCGGCGGGATCAAAGAAATTATAGAAGGGTGGAGCAAAAATTTCGCATCGGGAGCTGGACAGGTAGGTTTTATTAATTTATTACTGATAACTTTATGGGTTTCAGGGATGGTAGGTGTAACTATAACTACTATTAGAACTTTTTTAGTTGGTGAGTATTTATTAGAAGTTTATGGTCTTTTTTTACTTTATGGTCTACAACTTTATTGGTTACTTTCCAAAATTGGTAATTTTTCACCTTTAATAATAATCTCTTTTCCAATTAATTTATTATTTTTTATTTATGTATTCATCCGTTCTTTTATAATGACATTTATCTTCAAGAGGGTTAATTGGAAAGGGAGAAAAATAAAAGTATAGTAGGTGCTGAGAATGAGAGTATTTTACTTTTCTACAACAACGACTATTATTTTAAATATTCTATTGTGGTTTATTATCCATATGACTTTTGGTTTTTTGGCAATAAATTCCCCAAAAGGTGGTTTGTTAATAATAAAGGAATTTATAAAAGTTTTTCTTGGGAAGATGGAGGAAGGTTTTATGAAAGGGTTTTCAAAATAAAGAAATGGAAAAAATATTTACCCGATGGAGGAGATTTTTTTTCTAATGGTTTTGCTAAAAAGGAATTGAAGGCTAAAGATTTGGAATATTTGCTCACTTTTGTACAAGAGGCTAAGAGGGCAGAGTTGGTTCACTGGCTACAAATATTGCCTGTGGTTATATTTTTTCTTTTTAACCATTGGTGGGTAGGGGTAATAATGATCCTTTACGCTATAGCTGTTAATATGCCCTGTATTATTGCCCAGCGATACAATAGACCCAGGTTAGAGAGAATAATAAATAGAAAAGTAAAGGTTTATAAGGTGGTGAATTAATGGCTATTGGATATGCTTGCATTTCATTAGGGATAAAAGAATCTTTAAAAAACTGTGTTTTAAAAAACGCTACAGAAAGAAAACTATTGGAGATTATCGAACATAACTTAGATCTTTTAGAAAAACAGATAGAATATAATATAGAAAATAATATTAGGCTTTTTAGAATTAGTTCAGATATCATACCCTTTGGTTCCCATAAAGTAAATGAATTAAAGTGGTGGGAAATTTTTAAAGGAAGATTAGAAAAGATAGGGGAAAGGGTTAATAATAATAACATAAGGGTTTCTATGCATCCAGGACAATACACTGTTTTAAATTCACCTAGAAAAGAAGTGGTGGAAAATGCCGTTAGAGATTTAGAATATCACTGTAGATTTTTGGACAGTTTAAAAGTCGATAAAACTTGTAAGGTGATTTTGCATATCGGGGGTATTTATGGTGATAAAAAAATAGCTTTAAAAAGATTTGCTCAAAATTATGGGCAGCTAGATAGTAATATTAAAAGAAGGTTAGTTATAGAAAACGATGAGAAATCTTTTAATATCAAAGAAGTATTAGATTTAGGGGAAAGTTTTAAAATACCCGTTGTTTTTGATAATCTTCACCATGCCATAAATAAACTAGAAGGAGAAGAAGGGGATCTCTATTGGATAGAAAAGGCAGGTGTTACTTGGAAAGATAGTGATGGAAAACAAAAAATTCATTACTCTCAACAAAAAATAGGAGGGAAAATAGGCAGTCATTCTGACACCATACATGTACAAGAATTTTTAGACTTCTATAGAGAAATAGGTGGAGAAAATTTAGATATAATGTTAGAGGTAAAGGATAAAGATTTATCGGCAATTAAATGTATTAATTGCATCGAGAAGGCAAGTATAACAAAGTTGGAAAAGGAGTGGGCAAAATATAAATGTTTAGTACTAGAAAAATCCGCTAAAATTTACAAAGATATTAGAA
This window of the Anaerobranca californiensis DSM 14826 genome carries:
- a CDS encoding efflux RND transporter permease subunit; this encodes MLSNFSVKKPYTVVVGVVIVILLGVVSLMNMTTDLLPSLNLPYAVISTTYIGASPEEVETVVTRPIEQAMASLNNLKNISSISRENMSLVILEFTANANMDGAFVEMRENLDMIMAYMPDDVGRPIMLKLNPDMMPIMVLSVAMEGMDIGESSQFISENIIHEFESIEGVASVSASGLVESGIHIILRDKKIEKVNENLANLFRMTAPNISAPNISITREMVSEILKGQNFSMPAGYITEDGVSYLVRTGDTIKDIDELKNLPIIILPFPNLEPITLQDVAEIVVTDNSNTMYTKLNGNNAVILNIQKQSEYSTADVANRVRERIKTLENRHQGLDIVPLMDQGIYVDMVVNSISNNLVFGGILAILILLLFLRDIRPTIVVGFAIPVSLVTALVMMYFSNVTLNIISMGGLALGVGMLVDNSIVVIENIYRMRSEGRGAKEAAVEGAVEVSGAIIASTLTTISVFAPILFTQGITRQLFTDMGLTIAYSLLASLIIALTLVPMMAANVIVKEVKREEKILNKVKGLYTKVLEFSLKRKWLVIVLVVTLFITSIVSAFSLGTEFFPATDTGQIIVDITMPEGSSFEDTVLVADEVMEIIKDIPYIANVGGTIGGGMGFGFMGRGRRSSDNATIYVLVDEENISKTPEILRSIREKVKDIQAEINVRDSGSDMSAMTGGRGIAISVMGRDFETLERIAQDIAKIVENVEGTIEVFDGIDRTEPEIRVVVDKEKSIAYGLTVAQVFMEINNLLRSPGVDTTITVGNIDYGIKVKDEKALVEVTRKDIENLVIKGPQGEVLLKEIASIEDGWGYGSIRRENNQRLLTVTAQLEEGYNIGLVNREISRKLADYQLPEGYRLKVGGEQEAIDNAFADLYLMLALAIALIYLIMVAQFQSLLSPFIVMFTIPLAFTGGFFALRFTGNPVSIVAFIGLIILSGVVVNNGIVFVDYINILRSRGLSKREAIITAGNVRLRPIVMTALTTIIALSTMSVGMGTGTEMIQPMAITAIGGLIYATLLTLIFIPVLYDTFNRKESNKEVA
- a CDS encoding ArsR/SmtB family transcription factor, with protein sequence MVEIFKGLSDENRLRIINLLLQRSLCVCDIEKILEISQSNASRHLNKLKNCGIIAQEKKAQWVFHRIDENFLKENPLLVQYLKEELKKSEKMQRDLEKLKGHTVTCIS
- the nagA gene encoding N-acetylglucosamine-6-phosphate deacetylase, which translates into the protein MGFVIKNAQVLNENFNFQKVDVEIEGQFISNIKANINSQTFVDAQGYYLIPGLIDIHIHGCSGCDFCDGEISSLQTISHYLASNGITSFLGTSMSLPEEELEKIFKVAHSFIKENTQGAYMQGIYMEGPFFSKNKKGAQGEEHLRDPDIQLFNRLYDISGGNIKVCAFAPELNNSEEFIKEIKNKGVLSIAHSEADYDTALKGINLGISSITHLYNAMTPFNHRSPGIIGAAFDSNVFVELICDGIHVHPSVIRSTYKIVGSDRVILVSDSMAACGMADGQYTLGGQNVIVKKGKATLEDGTIAGSTTNLMDCVKKCHQFGIPLEHAIKSASINPAKLLGAADMTGSISIGKYGDLVLLDKNLNVKGVYIKGKKFI
- a CDS encoding TetR/AcrR family transcriptional regulator; the encoded protein is MSREKKEILYNATLSLIAENHQIGSIKVADIALKANMGKSTVYEYFDSKEQLIAESLIYMFKKGIEAFEQIVAESKDFKETFFILLDNLAHCLDKNRRMLDYMTMNECNIAIHQTVKSIMSEKFEELRTAYFQAVEKLVDKSIAEGLIKEKPAKFDWYMAVVNSMTYMFIHKQNFPEFNHLTDDEVKEKAYLAFLKILNNSDKI
- a CDS encoding glucose 1-dehydrogenase; its protein translation is MASYEMKEYLDKVVIVTGGGSGIGRGLCQAFAAQGAKVIIAEIDEKKGKELEEILNSSGYIAHFIHTDMGNLYSIKAMVEKVEKMWGKIDVLINNAAIAHNAPLWERDDRDWERVIAVNLSGPYYAAKYSSKLMAKGNGGVIINIASTRAFMSEKDTEPYSASKGGIIALTHSLAISLGEYNIRVNSISPGWIHTGEETELTEGDHRQHPIGRVGKIEDVVAPCLYLASGKAGFITGENIVIDGGMTKKMIYI